From the Trifolium pratense cultivar HEN17-A07 linkage group LG4, ARS_RC_1.1, whole genome shotgun sequence genome, the window CATTTATCGGCTGCTAATCGGACATAGCTGCAGACGAATCAAAATTTACAGATAATCGGTCGGTGTTGAAGTTTTCTTTTAGCCACCGAATTTATTTTCGTATACATAGAATACAACAACATAGACATAACATACACATGACACAATAGTACATGAAGGAAAAGTTACAAGCATGTTGGTAATTAGTATGGCCAATTCGTCAATTGATTCGACCAAACATTCATTGTGGACAAAATTTGCAGTGGAAACTCAATATTTGCTTGCAGAACACGAGTCAAAGAAATTTAACCAGTGTTGGTGCAGTCGTGTGCACAAGCTCCGGCATTCATTGACCTAAAATATTCCAAGGATCAAATGTCAGCACCACATTAAGTATACCTTGGCCTTTTAGCTCTAGGTAATGTCAACCGCATTGAAATTCCGAAGATCGCTTCTAATGTGCGGATAAGTGATCATTAACTCAATGTATAGGATAACTTCTAACTGTTAGTTTTCTCTGTTTTCTGTTTCGTTACAGCAGTGACAGGCGTCACTTGCTGATTGGCATTAGTAGCAATTCTGTTTTCGTTAGTTATGGCTGACAAAGCCATTGTGCCAAGAAACTAGATTCATTTTCATCGCAATCAATAGAATGATATTTGAGATTACTCAGAATCAAACATGCTTGCATCTATAAccaacatgaattatatttgcTACAAGAGTATCAATTATATATACGGTTTAATAATGATTTACCACGGAATTTTCCACTTGCATCCCACGGGCGATTCTCGAAAGACTTCCCAACATTACCACCTTTCTTATTTAGAGTTCCTTCCTCACCGTGGTAATGTGGAAAATAGTCATCGAACGTTTTGCTTCCTAGCTCATCGACTCCGTTAAAGAGAAAGCTTCTTAATAAATCCTATAGTATAAAACAAAAAGTGAGATCTCAAGCACTAGATTGATGAGAAACAACACTTAGCTCAAAGTCAGTCTACCTTGGCAAGTCTGTCCCCGGTCAACTTCTTCAAAACACCTTGTCCCGGATCCTACTTTCAAAATATTTCCGCGAAcaagaattttaaaaaacaattcaaaGTTAGAAATGGATAAACACATGACTGCAAAATAGACAAAAGTTTGAGGTAAATCCAAACTACCTTTTCGGCTCTCCAGGTCAAATATCTATGCTGTGCTTCAAGATTGCGGAAAATTTGATATTCATCCGTCTCTTTTACTGCCGTGTCTATCAATTCCAACCACACCTGCAAGGCTAACGGTCATCAAGATAAAAGAATTACAAATTTAAAAGgttgatgatttttttactaaacatatTAGAAAATTATTATGAATTGCGATATTCATGGGCATTAATACCTACCTTGTAATAATCTCTGAATGCCGAATACAGAACTTCATATTTTTGTGAGCTTGAAGTAAACCTTGTCCAAATAACAATCGGTGAAAAAAACTTTATAGACTCACTTGTGAGCTTCCCTCCCCATGGAAAATGCTGCACGAAGTCTGTGTTCAGTCAACACACCAAATCCTTTGAGAGAGAACTACtctaattaatataaaaacacaTGTGTACGGTGTATGCATAAGGACGCTACTCATTAACAAAACTTTAAACACTGTTATGCAGTTATCATTAACtgttccaaaactgaaaataccactaattttttttttataattttccaCAATATTTGCAGTTACCTCGGCGTATTTCAGGCCAAGAGGAATTAAGCTTTTGAAGTACTTTTCTTTGTAGTCGTTCTGATTGATGATATCATGCAAGGGGTTAAGGTCCCTGACAACATTAACACAAGTTTAGTGCTCAACATTACATATAGTACAATGTTCTAAATGTTTGAACAAAGATATACTAGGATTAAAAACTTATCCTTCGAGACATACTAAGTTACTATAACATAATATAAcgatattatattttctaatattgGTAGGCACTGCATATGCATCTGCATCTACCAAACCCAGATGTACCCAAAAAATTCTCCGTTTTATATATCTTTGAAGTACATTTATTCAAGTGGATTGCAATAACTAAGAAAGAAGAGGATAACTTACAACACAACAATGTTTGTCTTAGCGGTTGTGAAAAAGTTAGCACAAAATATGGGAACATCATACTCAGCTTTTGGAAAGACGGTAAAGTCCAAAACCTGCATAAGGTGTGCAAGACCATGAAAAGTTACCAGCTATTACAAAGGAACCAGCTAATATATACAGACACTAGATAGTTTGAAAATGAAACCTGCATTGTTTCTGTCTCGATGATCAGACTACGTAGAAGCCTAATCTTGTCAGTTTCAAATGATAGCATACTAAGTGCTCCTTTACCATCGTTTGAATTGATAGAATTATACTTTTCCTAGCAAGACAACATAAGAAAATGTAAATCGCAGATCTATACCCACAAATATGGTGAGGAAAGTCACCGATGGAAGCATAGGATAAGGAAGTATCTAGGGGAAAAACACAAACTACAAGATGTAATCATGTAACGGCTTGTAGATTAAAGAACTAGCTAATGGTCACAAAATATGATTGTATTCTCAGAAGCAAAAGCTTGAAAAGTGAAACAGTAAACCACATCCTCAGCATGGAAACACAACAACATTTAATCACCAGGACACCAAATGACACATAATTATAACAAagttttctttatttgttttttcaaaatatataaaaaaatgttttttaatatattgataGATAGATTAGCAAACAAGTTACGGACATACCGCTTTCTTAGTTACAAACAACCTCCGTAGCACCAACACCTCTAATCGAAGGCATATCCAGTGTCCATGTGTCAGTGTTGTGTCTGGTTTTCGTGTTTGTGTCAATGCTTCATAGGTTACAACTACCCTAAAAGTTAGTTAAAGTTTGTTAGTAGATAGTTAGCAAGTAGTTGGTTTGTTAACTGTCTACTATCTAGCTCCTCCGGTCtcatatatataagcaaaagattcactttttaggttcattcaataactaatggaccagatacattagttaatGAATCAACCTAAAAAGTGAACTTTTGTATAAATTTACAATCTTTTATCaatcattcaatatgaattctAATGAATTTTCCTTTTTATCAAGCTCTAAAACTTATTTTTCCTATGAGATGaatcttcatcttttttatcCTGCGATTTATAACATTTTTAGTACCtaaatttgttaaaattctaatattttcATAACTGAAAAACCATTAACTTATTTTAACTGAGAAGCTCCTACAATCTAAACATTAACCCAAACAGAACCTTAAAAATACTAGTAATTAGAAAAGCTCACATTTGCTTAGAATTGAATATCTAAAAACAAGGCATTACTCATTAGAATAATAAAGAGTTTCTAAAATCACAAAACAGAATGAAAGTAACtattaactaactaactaacccTAATTAACCATTTGAATTTGCAACACAAACACATATTAGAAGAAATGAAAACCTGTAAGGGAGAAGGGAGTAACTTGGTATGGAGAGAAGTTTGATCCAAAGCAAAATCAACAAACTTGTGATAAGATACTGAAAAGCAGCTTTGTATGGAGAAACCTCTTCTCTTTAAAGATTGAACTGTGTGTTGCTGAAAAGAAAAgcttgatgaagaagatgattttaAGGAGAATGAAAAGGAACCACCAAAACCCATTGAATTAagctgcttcttcttcttcttctttttcagtTATTGAGCATTGTTTCTTCCATTTCTATGAAGAGATTTAGCATACTAGACAGACAAAGACAAGCACACGTGCTAAACTCTGCACCTCACCTCTTCTCTTCTTTGTCTTTTTGGTGTTTGGTAGGGTGTAAACTGTGCATACGAAACTGATAAACCAAATTTAACTAAAAGATTTACTTTTCCACCTCATCGGTTACTCGCACCCTAATAGTTTCCTATTTTATCTTTCCGCTACATAAGTAGTAGATatgtaaaaaaaagaataatttttgaGTTAAAAGCATCCTaccaaaatttttataacatctcctacttaagtagcggacgttataaaaatcttAGTAGGATGTGAGATctcaattgatttaaaaactAAAGAATTTTAACTGATCCGTCACTTAAATGCCGGACAGTATTCCGTGACAGACAGAGGTAATATGGTAATTTCATAGAGCGTACCCCATAATAAATAGAATGACAAAAGTAAAACTCTTTAACTAAATccaaaattaaccaaatttgtttggtttgtgatagcttttttttttgggtaaggaAATTGGGATAGTAATGTATAGGTTGTTTGAAATAaagtagaaaatattttttattattattattttgattttcacATCCGACTCATTAGACCATCTAATCTGGTTTGGAGGGTAGTTATGATTTCAAGTGGTTCCATCTTCTCTCGATTGCAGTTAGGGAGAATTGAACTTTAATCCACTCTACCAAGTTCATCGTAAATCATCACTGTATCAATGTACCAATggtaaaaataatttgtttgagTATGCAACATTAAAAATTGCATAggattatttattatttcttttttataatcgTTGCATATGAAGTTTATTGAatttgaaacataaaaaatctaTGACTTGATTTGAGTATGCAGAAAATTATGatattgatttattgttttaattgtatttttagaCAAACCGAACAACTAAACCAAATAAATATAGTTTAATTCGatttcacttttaaaaaatactGAAAACCAAACtaaatcataaaaatataaattttatctgtttaaaaataaaattattgtaaaTTGATCCAAACTGAATTGTTACATCTTATTGGTACTACCTCCAATAAGTTTCATCGACAAGaagaatttatttatattagattagatatatcaacttttatgtaaaaaaataaatatcaacttTTATATccaaaattttcttatatttcttatatttatatttagtatcagataatttctttattttagagatttacttttgctACCCTACAGATTCTTTGGCGCGCCgtacaaaattatcaaaatacctccgtccgctatttaagtagtggattttacatttaaaattttgaaaatttcatggtATGagggtgtttttttttcttcaaaaatccGCTACTTGAGttgtataaaaatgagaaatttttcaTGTTAGGgggtgttttttttcttctcaaatttcatatttttataacgtcaaCTATTTAAGTAGAGAATTAATCCGCTACTGAAATAGAGAACTAGTAAAatacttaagtagagaactaGTAAAAACCTTGGTAGGGtgttttttactcaaaatttctctttttcaacttatttttccaacatccactacttaagtaacggGAGGTTAAAATGGAAAACGTGTAGGGCGCGCGTCTTTATTTTATCCAAATATGTGGGCAGATAGCAGTTGTGAAGTAATGGTCCAAGGACTTTGGTCCATTAATTATATGGCCCAAATTTATTTACATTAAATTTCtctcttataataataattcttcTTGATGTtaatcctctttttttttttttaaggttgatGTTAATCCTCTTGTTCTCACCAGAAATTGAACTCGCATTCTtctcataatttattttatggagaatttattaaccacttgagcttaATGTTTTCCTTTCCTACAATAATGATTTTGTATACACAAATTCAaccactttatttttatttcaactaggggtaaacccgtgcgttgcacgggtttgattaaaatatataattaaaatatttttataaataaaaaataataattgcgataactataatcacatatagttaagtaatagatattattttaaaatatgattatatttaatattagtatatgagtaaaaaaaaaagttgtttagaaatattagattttttattaatttatatcgtagtttgtttacattttaatgtaatagatcctttataatatttcataagtttgaaaggatgcataattttttattttattagtgtaataatataagattttagttttctttatatgagttgcgattttatagtcaaatgtcactttgttttttatttttgatgtatcccttattttattattttcaacaagagttggaggcataacTAATTATACTTatagacaatattgctcatgagaaatgttaaaaaaagttttgattatagaatatgattcatatatggtggctttgactatttgttccacgtgttatcattttttgaaaattatgtatcaaatagcatattttgcttactacgttctaagcaatttaaggttccaaatagcttatctacttactcatctctcgttttcttgaagtttattctcacttattcacttggtgaaattttattccaacttcattagtcccaattttttagtctattgtttggttcactttttttttttgcttggtccttttgtttttggtttgtttttctttttcttggtgaggtttgtgtctcttcaaaattattgttagtttttgtccctcttatttaatattttcttgaacatttattttcttattatattatataaacttgaatatttgttgttgtcaatatataagtttggacgaagattttatatatttgaatttatgtttagttatttggttaaggtaaagaaagtcttatagatgaatttaagatttaacatgtgtcatcttcttatttgcttaaaaaaaatgtcatcttattcttataaatattccactattttattttcagccgtaacgtaaacattcttttagaatatgtacttaatttatccaaaaagttatattattatgtaaattaaattaataatttttgaattattggtgaattttagttgtgtgtaaatatgtttaaatatatgtgtgattatattttctaaatatatgtaaatatattttaacatctacagttttaataatttctaaaatttattttgacaaatgagcatcaacaatttttatttaataatttttgtctttttttaatttaatttagaaagtttttagtacaattctaagtgggaggaaaaagtatttagcacaatttctaaactaacatgtttttagcacaattcttttcatcgattcattttatggttgtaagaataagatggcatgcgtagattaaaataggaccgtccattaaaatttatatatactcatattgaaccatccagatttaggcaagtgttatacgataaatgcatgacgattatatatttggacaacctctaagtcaagttgaatcaatataacttcttgcatgtattacaattataagaaccgcatgacttgagtgtcaactacaaaaaaaaaaaacttattttaatttctactttgtttttgtttctatatttctcttgatcgagatcaaatcacctacacattgtagacaatatagtatttaaaaatgagacacatatttatatttctaaattatttggattgtcctcttttaattgaatgcctccaacatcaatataccctcgatctatataaattttaaggcacttcaaaatcaataaatagaagtctcttttatcctcttcaacttattcacatgaaaataattaattatattcccattaatcaacaattttttatacaaatcttttaccttatataaaataataaatgaaaaagaaaataagaaacaaataagctaaaacattagactaataaaataataaatgaaaaagaaaagttgtctaattataAACATtagatcaataaaaaaaatgatggtttacaaactgccattagagttaaatacacatccttacatgaggtgtcatttcataggctttataaggagcaaggatgcaacgtgagcaaaaatataagtatgttttatcctgttctcatccttcacatgaaaaaatagtcatatttatattaatcgattcaactcaaagtttaattaatcatcgaacaaaacaccggttgatatttaaaaaaatatccaacctaaaatagaaataaaaaaatgattagagatgttctaaactcagagtaatagaaaaattccaatttacaaacatattaataggcaactatcacatatatgtatatcaatttcttaatcatcacatgtagacatacctgatattctaagaggttagacaccatcacataccaaggacaaaaaccaatatacttatgatgtaactatatatatgcacacaatagcttttaaatcaattcaagacactataatgtgtaactttaagatatggaaggtgaagatgcataactttttctcatggagatgttagacaaagaaaccatagagtttttgccatgagatagataaattaaaattttgttaaaacatagaaggtagacttcctgatatggtggtggtgataattagcttttgggttaactttatatatagcttgtgtttgataattagctaaatttacatattcaatattagtgtctccaagaattctttgttttcaattgcattaataggaaattgtaacatacaatatatattttaataatatattgcaatgcaattaaaacaataacatgatgcatcattccacctttcattacttgcaattcatttttgtctcaattcaacaacaataaattgtgttagtttttttttttaatacattattattgtttattatttattattagagtaactctattataagaaatatgaaaaagttttaataaagattgtagacttttcttatagagtgccacatcatcacaataacTTATATGTCTAAGTAGAGTCATAAAATTAGAAGTATGATCCCTTTTAATTCATTAGGCTAAGTAGAAGTATGATCCCTTTGGTTTCAAGCAATCCCTTCTAAACAATATAAGTAATGAAGAATGAtcccttttaattcatttagtattgaaagaatatatttcaagcaagagagacacacgttttttttattattaaatttagtTCTTTAAGGCATTGATCAAAGAGGTTTGGAATATCAAAGTGACTCACTCGCTTGAAATATAACgattcctttttttattagtattgaaagaattccaatagtcatgaatattttgtggttatataaatcttatatattagtttgtccattttaatttaataatttttcattgtaGTTAGTTggtaatgatttaattaaaggagataatgaaaaggttttttaataaagattgtaaatttttcttatagagtgccacatcatcaaaatacttgattgtgagcaactcaacattccttttacttgttttatttcaattatCAAATGAAAAATGGCATAAGCCAAAAAGTGACTCAATTGGTTACACATAATGGGAGATATGTCAAATCGAACACGATGGATATCAATCTCCTATAGCGAATTGTtgccaataatatttttttctttattaaacaGATTAGTGGCTAGAATTTGACCAGTAAATAAGTGAAAAGTCTGAGTTTAAATCCTGACCCCTAACTCTCTGCCAATTGAAATATGCAACTAGTTATTATTCATATAGACGATGGATtcattttcagcttatttcatTCATGCCCTTctccatttttatttctttaactaTTGTCCTGAAACACTGTTTAGGATAGCTCGAGGTCAATTAATTTACTTTGGATTGTTTCTCGGCCAGATATAGATTAGATCTCTTTAGCTTCTATTCTGTTGGGCCTTATCTTTTAGATAATTTAATTATCTACTATTCGGTTAACACCCCCCTCCCCCTTAATTTGGAAAGTTCAAAATAATCGTCTCTTTGATGCTCGTTTAGGCTTAATGTGTTGGGTTTTGACTACGATTtatatatggaaaatgctaaaacagtgcccccggggcactggtgcCCCCGAGACACTGGTTaaggatataaatataaaaattttatctcgtaaattgtgtaTTCAAAATTTTCATGATGTAAAAACTTATTCTCTCTCATTATTAACTTTATCACTTGATTCCTTTTTTTGTATGCTTAACCAATGTCCCGGaaacactgtttagcatgaccctttatactatgtcaaaaaaaaaaaaatgaccctttatatatatatatatatatatatatatatatatatatatatatatatatatatatatatatatatatatatatatatatatatatatatatatatatatatatatatatatatatatatatctgagCTGTCTTGGGTACTTTTGCtccctttctttttttccttgATTGTGTATTTTGACTCTTGTTTTCGTGCACACTCAGGATAATTATAAGGCtttagttaatatatatttcttttttctttataaaaaaatttaggatGGCAAAATATTCGGtctaatttttaaaactatgaTTGATAGCTATGGTTGAAATCACAATAACATACAATTATTATGCACATAAGGTGTCAGTCTAAACATGCATTTACTATAAAATTAACATCAATGTGTGTAGAAGAtcaaaatattaagaaaaaaaagaattaaattttatggaagcttatacaaattcaaaaacaaGCTAACCTAAATATTGAGTTTTGCTTACACCTAAATATTGAGTATTagataaaagaaaagaatgatTCATccgggaaaaaaaaaataaaggaaaagaaTGAAATGTAGACTTTACCTTATAGATAGATATTTTGTTACTAGTTGGCTAAGGAATTTGTCACTTCCTCGTGTAAGAGGAATCTCTTGATATATAGAGTGGGTCTAAAATTAATCCAGTCACGTGTAAGAGAAAATAGAATCCAATACGCATAAATTGAACTTAAATAAGTACTATTATAAGAAGATAAAAAATGTAAGAAAcacttttgtcaaaaataaataaatttaagaaaCACTCAATATGTTAGATTGGGGTTGATGTTGACAAGTCTTTTAATTCACATGCTTGAGAATTCTTCTTTTCAAccttatattattttcttttattttgtcacaAAGTTACTTGGTCCATTTTATATGAGTACTTGAATAATAATGTGCTACCAATGACATCATCCTATGCCTCTATAAATTTTATTCACATGGCAGCAAGTAGTGTCCTACAATCTAGTTTATCCCCTTGCGTTCGTGCAATTTTTTGTATTCTCATATGATATGGTGTTAATTTGCTCATTCTCCATATATCATTATTTGGGCCTAAAGTTCTTTACTCAAGTAAATTAACTAGTAAAATATGTCAACACCCTATAATACAAACAAGACAATTGATAGAAACAAAGTTGATAACTTTTTTAAGACAATTGTATAATGGAGAAGTGTCCCATGTGATTTTTTATTCACTTGcttaaaaatcatttaaaattgCAACGATGATCAATATTGCCTTATGTGAATAAAAGTTTAAGACCTTCCACGTCTTTACGACTAAATTAATGATTTGATTTAACGTTgatttgacaaaaacaaaagaaaacaaatatatatgttggatttttagggactaatatttattttttcgtgCTTTTTTCCAACCCACCACCAATTGAATCATAGCTTTAGTGTGTGTGAGAACGAGTAATACTATGGAGTTTTAGTTACAAAATGCATTATCATTTGTTAACATTGTTTTAAATCATTTTCAAACATTGATCCACCATAAATTTAtatgaaacaattttctttcCTAAACATTGCCAACAAACAAGTTAGTTGGCGTCTCCTCTACAATTCGTTGGGTCACCTGCTATTAAGTTTATAATCTGGTCATCTATCATTTATATCTGTGCCGCAAGCCCAATAGCGCTAGAAGCGAGAATGTGTGTTAAAGAAGTCTCATATCGATTGAGAGATGACTTAAATATGCGTTCATAAGTGAGATGTTGTGCACCTGTGTTTATGATGTAACAGTGTACGACCCTCAGATTAAATGTAGGACTAATCAAGATATTAAACTCAAATGGTTAAAGTTTTTCCTAGTACTACTTGTTCAGAAGAATTTAAATTCAATtcctaataaaaataatttttggttaGAATTTATTTACTCCACAGCTTATCACTGAATTATCAGAGTTCcttccaataaaaattataggttaataaaaaaatgcatgACTAATAATATAACTTTATGGTTAACAAAGTCTAATTTTGGATGCTATAGTAACTTGCTCCTTCCTTGTGCTTTGAAATTACTTGCTGGCAATAGTACTAATTTGAATTTATGCTTAACTAAATCACTGTTCAAAGATGCTTTTGTCAGAGCTTATCACCATGATTAAATAAATTTCTAACTTTAGTGTCCAGATTAAGGAAGGTTCTTTTCTTCCCCATGAAACAAGGAATAATGTGCAACAAAAGTCCTCAATCCAATTCAAAAGCAAATGTAcagcaaaataaacaaataattaaaatattccattagctataaaattttaaaaaaataattaggagCAGATTCTATAGTTGCTCACTTCTAGCTAAGATAGTGGTT encodes:
- the LOC123881987 gene encoding phytochromobilin:ferredoxin oxidoreductase, chloroplastic-like, whose protein sequence is MGFGGSFSFSLKSSSSSSFSFQQHTVQSLKRRGFSIQSCFSVSYHKFVDFALDQTSLHTKLLPSPLQEKYNSINSNDGKGALSMLSFETDKIRLLRSLIIETETMQVLDFTVFPKAEYDVPIFCANFFTTAKTNIVVLDLNPLHDIINQNDYKEKYFKSLIPLGLKYAEHFPWGGKLTSESIKFFSPIVIWTRFTSSSQKYEVLYSAFRDYYKVWLELIDTAVKETDEYQIFRNLEAQHRYLTWRAEKDPGQGVLKKLTGDRLAKDLLRSFLFNGVDELGSKTFDDYFPHYHGEEGTLNKKGGNVGKSFENRPWDASGKFRGQ